In one Pseudomonas sp. SCA2728.1_7 genomic region, the following are encoded:
- a CDS encoding TIGR03751 family conjugal transfer lipoprotein, translated as MKKTMLLCLTWISLLCWVLTGCSTDKDTLLPHGEQTMLDIWNGAGSQGTQQQLLEARQQLRRPLAQADFSVALQEPYTRTAVNEIRNLFPRLPNPDLVLYVYPHLSGTEQAPVPGYSTVFPFYQRVQYALPGERQEDL; from the coding sequence ATGAAAAAGACCATGCTTCTCTGCCTGACCTGGATTAGCTTGTTGTGCTGGGTCCTGACGGGGTGTTCCACCGACAAAGACACGCTGCTGCCCCATGGCGAGCAAACCATGCTGGATATCTGGAACGGCGCCGGTTCGCAAGGCACTCAGCAGCAACTGCTGGAGGCTCGGCAGCAGTTGCGCCGCCCTTTGGCTCAAGCAGATTTCTCCGTTGCTCTCCAGGAACCGTACACTCGCACAGCAGTGAACGAGATCCGCAACCTGTTCCCTCGCTTGCCCAATCCCGATCTAGTGCTGTACGTGTATCCGCATTTGAGTGGTACCGAGCAGGCACCAGTTCCGGGTTACTCGACAGTCTTTCCGTTTTACCAACGGGTGCAGTACGCATTGCCGGGTGAACGTCAGGAAGACTTGTAG
- a CDS encoding TIGR03749 family integrating conjugative element protein, which translates to MTRMSTLGLTIALMLWGAAAQAVELMRWERLPLAVPLVINQERVVFVDEDVRVGVPSTLTDKLRVQSTGGTLYLRASEAIAPTRLQLQSVATGEIILLDIAATPGDQPLEPVRILKNVPVQATETESSTVPVPERTPIPVALTRYAAQSLYAPLRTVESLPGVRRVPLKLRTELPTLLPTENVSSTPIAAWRLGDYWVTAVKLRNRGSGTVQLDPRQIQATLFAAAFQHAFLGPVGSAEDTTLAYLVTRGAGLEKAVLLPPVARGADDES; encoded by the coding sequence ATGACGCGGATGTCTACTCTGGGGCTCACCATCGCACTGATGCTATGGGGAGCTGCAGCGCAGGCCGTCGAGTTGATGCGTTGGGAACGCCTCCCCCTCGCGGTCCCGCTGGTGATCAATCAGGAGCGGGTGGTCTTTGTCGATGAGGATGTTCGAGTCGGCGTGCCCTCAACCCTGACGGACAAGCTGCGCGTGCAGTCCACCGGCGGCACGCTGTACCTGCGCGCGTCGGAAGCCATTGCCCCGACTCGCCTGCAACTGCAATCGGTCGCGACGGGCGAGATTATCCTGCTGGATATCGCGGCCACTCCTGGTGATCAACCACTGGAGCCCGTGCGTATTCTCAAGAATGTTCCGGTGCAAGCTACCGAGACTGAATCGAGTACCGTACCTGTTCCAGAACGTACACCGATCCCGGTCGCTTTGACGCGCTATGCCGCACAGAGCCTGTACGCGCCGCTGCGCACCGTAGAATCCCTACCCGGCGTACGCCGCGTACCGCTCAAGCTGCGCACCGAACTGCCGACCCTGTTGCCGACCGAAAACGTTTCCAGCACACCTATCGCCGCCTGGCGACTCGGTGATTATTGGGTGACGGCAGTGAAGTTGCGCAATCGTGGTTCAGGGACTGTGCAACTCGATCCGCGTCAGATTCAGGCCACCCTGTTCGCCGCGGCCTTCCAGCATGCGTTCCTCGGGCCTGTCGGCAGCGCTGAAGACACCACGCTCGCCTACCTCGTCACTCGCGGTGCCGGCCTCGAGAAAGCCGTGCTGCTGCCGCCCGTTGCGCGAGGGGCTGACGATGAAAGCTAA
- a CDS encoding TIGR03752 family integrating conjugative element protein, with protein MKANALLKWLVPAALLAVVLIILKTWVPGGSTPSPEHPVDQGNLQLSAEQAKSLGIAGDTPRDTVATLVGQVKAMRSDMLGLKKHNDSLLTENNRLRERENSVDSRIQTALGSVTQQVDEGRRQANEARLKAEQDSRQARGLLTQLQGQLSGLTGKGKDMPIGLGLEPGDGAQFDGQHSANDALQWIEPSDAPPTNARGKTKISSALSLPTAFNSLEGLNDNANDRSQKPLGAVTNNKRDLAQSVDRAEGARPVYTIPENATLMGSVAMTALIGRVPVDGTVNDPYPFKVLVGPENLTANGIDLPDVAGAVMSGTASGDWTLSCVRGQVESITFVFTDGTIRTVPQPKAVASRTASTTQSSNTDKIRGGLGYLSDPYGIPCIAGGRRSNAQQYLGSQSLITAAGAGVAALLGNERNNSSVINAGGTTLGVTSSTGNNALSSILSGGVSDVREWVNKLYGEAFAAVYVPPAAQVALHLDHEITIDYEPKGRSVRHEKDHASLPDLD; from the coding sequence ATGAAAGCTAACGCCCTGCTCAAATGGCTGGTACCGGCTGCGCTGCTGGCCGTGGTGCTGATCATCCTGAAAACCTGGGTCCCGGGTGGCAGCACGCCTTCTCCAGAGCACCCAGTTGATCAGGGCAATCTTCAATTATCCGCCGAGCAAGCCAAGTCGCTCGGCATTGCTGGCGATACCCCACGCGATACGGTCGCCACCTTGGTCGGCCAAGTGAAGGCCATGCGCAGCGACATGCTCGGTTTGAAGAAGCACAACGATTCGTTGTTGACGGAAAACAACCGCCTGCGCGAGCGGGAAAACAGTGTCGATTCGCGTATCCAGACGGCGCTTGGCAGCGTGACCCAGCAGGTCGACGAAGGTCGCCGACAAGCCAACGAGGCCCGGCTCAAAGCGGAACAAGACAGTCGTCAGGCTCGCGGTCTGCTGACGCAATTGCAGGGCCAGTTGTCGGGGCTGACCGGCAAAGGCAAGGATATGCCAATAGGATTGGGGCTTGAGCCGGGCGACGGGGCTCAGTTCGACGGGCAGCATTCTGCCAATGATGCGCTGCAGTGGATTGAGCCCTCGGATGCTCCGCCCACCAACGCCCGAGGCAAAACCAAGATCTCTTCCGCACTGAGTCTGCCTACCGCCTTCAACTCACTGGAAGGCTTGAACGATAACGCGAATGATCGCAGCCAGAAGCCGCTAGGTGCGGTCACCAACAATAAGCGCGACCTGGCGCAATCCGTCGATCGTGCCGAAGGCGCGAGACCGGTCTACACCATTCCCGAAAACGCGACATTGATGGGCTCGGTCGCCATGACTGCGCTGATCGGCCGAGTCCCGGTGGACGGCACCGTGAATGATCCCTATCCCTTCAAGGTACTGGTTGGTCCGGAGAACCTGACTGCCAACGGCATCGACCTGCCAGACGTCGCGGGTGCCGTGATGAGCGGCACAGCGTCCGGTGACTGGACGCTGTCCTGCGTACGCGGACAGGTCGAGTCAATTACCTTTGTGTTTACCGATGGCACCATCCGCACGGTGCCTCAGCCGAAGGCGGTAGCCAGCCGCACTGCCTCCACCACCCAGAGCTCGAACACCGACAAGATCCGTGGCGGGCTCGGTTACCTGTCCGATCCGTATGGCATTCCTTGCATCGCTGGCGGGCGCCGCTCGAACGCCCAGCAATACCTCGGCAGCCAGAGCCTGATCACTGCCGCCGGTGCCGGTGTCGCCGCCCTGCTCGGGAATGAGCGGAACAACAGCAGCGTGATCAACGCAGGCGGCACTACGCTCGGGGTCACCAGCAGCACGGGCAACAATGCACTGAGTTCGATCCTCAGTGGCGGGGTCAGTGATGTCCGCGAGTGGGTGAACAAACTGTATGGCGAAGCCTTTGCTGCCGTGTACGTACCACCTGCAGCGCAGGTCGCACTGCACCTCGACCATGAGATCACCATCGACTACGAGCCCAAGGGCCGGAGCGTTCGCCATGAAAAAGACCATGCTTCTCTGCCTGACCTGGATTAG